The sequence below is a genomic window from Bremerella cremea.
TTCCATCGGTCTGAATTTCAGCGAAAGCATTAGGCAAGCCATCTGTTTCAGGCACAAAGGTGATCGTCCCGGTCGTGAGCGGTTTGCCCTTATAGGTCACGGTGCCTTTGACGTCTCCCATTTCGGGACCAGCACTACCACAACCGACGGCTGCGATAAGTAAGAGAACAAGCAGAGAAAGCGGCTTAGTCATACGTTTTTTGGGAACTCAAGTTGAAGACAAGTGAGATGGGGAAGAGAAGAAATAACAAAAAGCCACCACGGGTTCCTGGGGAAAGCGTGGTGGCTGATGAAGAATCGTCTGGATTAGAACGCAGGAATGACTTCCTGATTGTTCTTGGTGGCAAACGCTTTGAGAATATCGAGCCGCATTGTTTCTGACAAAAACGTAACGCTGCCGTCTGACATCGCGAACATGGCGCCCCCTGGATGATAGCTACCAAAAGGTGTCGAGTTCGTGGTAAAGACCCCTCGGTAATTGATGGGGAACTGCACCATTTTATGGTCGATCATTAGCCAATCGGTGGCGTTATAGCGGTAGTATCCCCACACCCATGGTTTGATCCCCCCAAACCCCGTGATCATATTTGGCGAAGTTGGCCAGCCCTGCGTGCTCGATATTTCTCCTAATAGCATTGTATTGGTCGTGCCGTCGACCATATCGGCAAAGCGGGTCTTGCTCATTGGGTAAAGCACCCCGGAAGAAGAATACCCCGGACGAGAGCTATCGGCAGGCGTATGGTACTCCGTGTCAAACGACCCACCATTGGCCCGATAGTGCAGTCCTCCTTGCTTATCTTGATACGGAAAATTACCAGAACCAGGCTGGTCCGAGGCTGTTTCGCCCAGTGGAGACGAAGGGCAAGTGATATTGGGTACTGGGCCGAAAATCGGATTGTTTTGATCGTTACTGCGGTAGGGACTACGAGTCATCATGTAGTCCTTGTTGAGCGACTCCATCGCTTCGTAGCGTGTGCCCTGTTCAAAAAACGGAAACAATCGCGGCACCCATCCCAACGGATAAGTGACACTTGCGTGAAGGCCACCAGGCATGAACTTGCCGTAGGTGTCGTGATAGTTGTGAAATGCCAGCCCCAACTGCTTCATGTGGTTGCTGCATTGCATGCGACGTGCAGCTTCACGAGCCTGCTGCACGGCAGGCAAGAGAAGAGAAATCAGAACGCCAATAATGGCTATGACAACCAATAGCTCAACTAATGTGAATCCCGGAGAACGTTTCATGGAAGACCTTAAAAAATGAATAGACAAACGTTTGCGTAAGAGAAAAGAGAGTTCGTGTCGTAATGCGTTTGAGACTAGGTCAATGTTTTTGT
It includes:
- a CDS encoding DUF1559 domain-containing protein; translation: MKRSPGFTLVELLVVIAIIGVLISLLLPAVQQAREAARRMQCSNHMKQLGLAFHNYHDTYGKFMPGGLHASVTYPLGWVPRLFPFFEQGTRYEAMESLNKDYMMTRSPYRSNDQNNPIFGPVPNITCPSSPLGETASDQPGSGNFPYQDKQGGLHYRANGGSFDTEYHTPADSSRPGYSSSGVLYPMSKTRFADMVDGTTNTMLLGEISSTQGWPTSPNMITGFGGIKPWVWGYYRYNATDWLMIDHKMVQFPINYRGVFTTNSTPFGSYHPGGAMFAMSDGSVTFLSETMRLDILKAFATKNNQEVIPAF